The Polyangiaceae bacterium genome includes a region encoding these proteins:
- a CDS encoding DEAD/DEAH box helicase — MLALEFRAGTLEIRDLPEGAPLPASVRWDARTACHRAPASAYAELVLGLTRAGVPFDDRARGYVELAEGLRVRREPRPFQSEAVAAWRKAQGRGVVVLPTGAGKSHVAVLCIADKQRSALVVAPTLDLVRQWYDLLRTSFGTEVGIVGGGEHSVLPLTVTTYDSAYLHMEHLGARFGLVVFDECHHLPGATYQLAAEQCIAPFRLGLTATPERADGREAALSELIGPVVHRVEIGAIAGSFLAEYDTVRLSVELSAAERAEYEEERAVYLGFLRANGIRMGTPSGWSEFVMRSAQRTDGRRAMRAYRRQREIAFASAGKLDLVEHLLHEHRRDRVLIFTQDNATAYAVSRRCLVPVITHQTKIRERSEILERFSSGVYGAVATSKVLNEGVDVPDANVAIVISGSGSVREHVQRLGRILRQREGKQALLYELVSGGTSETSTSERRRDHEAYR, encoded by the coding sequence ATGCTCGCGCTCGAGTTCAGAGCGGGCACGCTCGAGATCCGAGACCTGCCCGAGGGGGCGCCGCTGCCGGCGAGCGTGCGCTGGGACGCACGCACCGCTTGCCACCGCGCCCCGGCCAGCGCCTACGCCGAGCTGGTGCTTGGGCTGACGCGGGCCGGCGTGCCCTTCGACGACCGAGCGCGGGGGTACGTGGAGCTCGCCGAGGGGCTCCGGGTCCGACGCGAGCCGCGCCCTTTCCAGTCGGAGGCGGTGGCGGCCTGGCGCAAGGCCCAAGGTCGCGGCGTGGTCGTCCTACCCACCGGCGCCGGCAAGAGCCACGTCGCCGTGCTCTGCATCGCGGACAAGCAGCGCAGCGCGCTGGTCGTGGCGCCGACCCTGGATCTGGTGCGGCAGTGGTACGACCTCCTGCGCACGAGCTTCGGCACGGAGGTCGGCATCGTGGGCGGCGGCGAGCACAGCGTCTTGCCGCTGACCGTGACCACCTACGACAGCGCCTACCTGCACATGGAGCACCTGGGCGCGCGCTTCGGCCTGGTGGTGTTCGACGAGTGCCACCACCTGCCGGGGGCGACCTACCAGCTCGCGGCCGAGCAGTGCATCGCGCCCTTCCGGCTCGGGCTCACGGCCACCCCGGAGCGCGCCGACGGTCGCGAGGCCGCCCTCTCCGAGCTGATCGGCCCGGTCGTCCACCGGGTCGAGATCGGCGCGATCGCCGGGAGCTTCCTGGCCGAGTACGACACGGTGCGTCTCTCCGTCGAGCTCAGCGCCGCCGAGCGCGCGGAGTACGAGGAAGAGCGCGCCGTCTACCTCGGGTTCCTGCGCGCCAACGGCATCCGAATGGGCACGCCGAGCGGCTGGAGCGAGTTCGTGATGCGGTCCGCGCAGCGCACCGACGGTCGCCGCGCGATGCGCGCCTACCGGCGCCAGCGCGAGATCGCCTTCGCCTCCGCCGGCAAGCTCGATCTGGTCGAGCACCTGCTCCACGAGCACCGGCGCGATCGGGTCTTGATCTTCACCCAGGACAACGCCACCGCCTACGCCGTGTCGCGCCGCTGTCTGGTGCCGGTGATCACCCACCAGACCAAGATCCGCGAGCGCAGCGAGATCCTGGAGCGCTTCTCCAGCGGCGTGTACGGCGCGGTGGCGACCAGCAAGGTGCTCAACGAAGGCGTGGACGTCCCGGACGCCAACGTGGCCATCGTGATCAGCGGCTCCGGCTCGGTGCGGGAGCACGTGCAGCGCCTGGGCCGCATCCTGCGCCAGCGCGAGGGCAAGCAGGCGCTCCTGTACGAGCTGGTGAGCGGCGGCACCAGCGAGACCTCCACCAGCGAGCGGCGCCGCGACCACGAGGCGTACCGCTGA
- a CDS encoding outer membrane protein transport protein, whose protein sequence is MRRVLFALGLLLAASPARAGVEDTFGLGPRAMALGSSYAARPGDFAAAYYNPAGLAPGGSQGERGGYFELSLAYLYASPSLYVTGADGAEIATPAVPSNTGVVAGARFSVGQPFDLDGLNMGLSVYVPEHLFRWTIRPDDDVQWALLTDRTQVVSANASLGYRVTPWLSLGAGLRVMFDVQTLTRGRVTSVELDQETGKVRTHTELGTDAQVFGRVAPLAGVLITPADELRFGLTYRHESYVDDWGDTRIRDVPILSNMGYTHRFAHYFEPTQVTAAVSADVLPELDVSFDLTWARWSRALSTNQNAQNSPVWGDTWTPALGSRWRANQALSLLGGYRFQKSPLGNFGGPSNLLDNDRHVLSLGLESELERWLTPGFDAKANLAFEQIVLVERSETKDYRRFPSDAALQKNPGYPSYVYGGSVLAISFGLEAKF, encoded by the coding sequence ATGAGGAGGGTCCTCTTCGCCCTCGGTTTGCTGCTCGCGGCGAGCCCTGCCCGCGCGGGGGTCGAGGACACCTTCGGGCTCGGGCCCCGGGCCATGGCCCTCGGGAGCTCCTACGCGGCGCGGCCCGGCGACTTCGCCGCCGCGTATTACAACCCGGCGGGCCTCGCGCCCGGCGGCTCGCAAGGGGAGCGCGGCGGGTACTTCGAGCTTTCGCTCGCGTACCTGTACGCGTCGCCCAGCCTCTACGTCACCGGGGCGGACGGCGCCGAGATCGCCACGCCGGCGGTGCCGTCGAACACCGGCGTGGTCGCCGGCGCGCGCTTCAGCGTCGGTCAGCCCTTCGACCTCGATGGCCTGAACATGGGGCTCAGCGTCTACGTGCCCGAGCACCTGTTCCGCTGGACGATTCGCCCGGACGACGACGTGCAGTGGGCGCTGCTCACCGATCGCACCCAGGTGGTGAGCGCCAACGCCTCCCTCGGCTACCGGGTCACGCCCTGGCTATCGCTCGGGGCGGGCCTGCGCGTCATGTTCGACGTGCAGACGCTGACCCGCGGACGGGTGACCAGCGTGGAGCTCGACCAGGAGACCGGCAAGGTGCGCACGCACACCGAGCTCGGCACCGACGCGCAGGTGTTCGGCCGGGTCGCCCCGCTCGCCGGCGTGCTGATCACTCCAGCCGACGAGCTGCGCTTCGGGCTCACCTACCGCCACGAGAGCTACGTGGACGACTGGGGCGACACGCGCATCCGCGACGTGCCGATTCTGAGCAACATGGGCTACACCCACCGATTTGCCCACTACTTCGAGCCGACTCAGGTCACCGCGGCGGTCTCGGCCGACGTCCTGCCGGAGCTCGACGTCTCCTTCGATCTGACCTGGGCGCGCTGGTCGCGAGCGCTCTCGACCAACCAGAACGCGCAGAATTCCCCGGTGTGGGGCGACACCTGGACGCCGGCCCTCGGCAGCCGCTGGCGCGCGAACCAGGCGCTCTCGCTGCTCGGCGGCTACCGCTTCCAGAAGTCCCCCCTCGGCAACTTCGGCGGCCCGTCGAACCTGCTCGACAACGACCGGCACGTGCTCTCGCTGGGACTCGAGAGCGAGCTCGAGCGCTGGCTCACGCCGGGCTTCGACGCCAAGGCGAACCTCGCGTTCGAGCAAATAGTGCTCGTGGAGCGGAGCGAGACCAAGGACTATCGGCGTTTCCCGAGCGACGCAGCGCTCCAGAAGAACCCGGGCTATCCTTCCTACGTGTACGGCGGCAGCGTGCTCGCGATCTCGTTCGGCCTGGAGGCGAAGTTTTGA
- the speD gene encoding adenosylmethionine decarboxylase, which yields MGTRAKHLLVEYEGCDPAILDDLERMTALMREAAVAAGATVVAEAFHRYRPQGVTGVLVIEESHFSVHTWPEHGYAALDFYTCGDCEPERADEVLRRALRAKHAEVALVERGLRLVTGSMQLVERRSGPVLPRAEG from the coding sequence ATCGGCACTCGCGCGAAGCACCTCTTGGTCGAGTACGAGGGCTGCGATCCGGCGATTCTGGACGACCTGGAGCGCATGACGGCGCTGATGCGGGAGGCCGCCGTGGCCGCCGGCGCGACGGTGGTGGCCGAGGCGTTCCACCGCTACCGACCCCAGGGGGTCACCGGCGTCCTGGTGATCGAGGAGTCCCACTTCTCCGTGCACACCTGGCCGGAGCACGGGTATGCGGCGCTCGACTTCTACACCTGCGGCGACTGTGAGCCGGAGCGCGCCGACGAGGTGCTGCGCCGGGCGCTTCGCGCCAAGCACGCGGAGGTCGCGCTGGTCGAGCGGGGGCTCCGGCTGGTGACGGGCTCGATGCAGCTGGTCGAACGGCGGAGCGGGCCGGTGCTACCCCGAGCCGAGGGCTGA
- a CDS encoding DUF790 family protein: MLGPDHVRVRRKGDELILPAFDKKRRARALALAEEILLIAQELCGQRKSVFTEAFAAVEHKPSERRMLDGLGKLLLDACETQMPTGVDAVALRRALFERAARERRALDAGAKLDRQVMLDAAGAEFGLSAEAVDEALYSDLASEERVVRVPSLRAEHLAEDYERSSRQAILLRAVRVTADVVCRSPNAYRTLFGKLKFRRLLHRIERTERGYRIVIDGPHSLFDSVTKYGLGLALVLPALEAVDELRLTAELRWGRRRERLTFRYEMRSDSGADEAPALSSDVAALLEAFASLSTPWRAAPAECVFDVPGLGVCVPDLTFTHAETGEQVHLEALGYWSRDAAFRRAELCLGGLREPIVFALSSRLRVSEEILDERSASALYVYKGVMSARAVERRLDELRARLCAERRVV, translated from the coding sequence ATGCTGGGCCCCGACCACGTTCGCGTGCGCCGCAAGGGCGACGAGCTGATCCTGCCGGCCTTCGACAAGAAGCGCCGGGCGCGGGCCTTGGCGCTGGCGGAGGAGATCCTGCTCATCGCCCAGGAGCTCTGCGGGCAGCGGAAGAGCGTCTTCACCGAGGCCTTCGCCGCGGTCGAGCACAAGCCCAGCGAGCGCCGCATGCTCGACGGCCTGGGCAAGCTCCTGCTCGACGCCTGCGAGACCCAGATGCCGACGGGCGTGGACGCGGTCGCGCTCCGGCGCGCGCTGTTCGAGCGCGCTGCTCGCGAGCGCCGCGCGCTCGATGCCGGGGCCAAGCTCGACCGTCAGGTGATGCTCGACGCCGCCGGCGCCGAATTCGGGCTGAGCGCCGAGGCAGTGGACGAGGCGCTCTACTCGGATCTGGCGAGCGAGGAGCGGGTGGTGCGCGTGCCGAGCCTGCGCGCCGAGCACCTGGCCGAGGACTACGAGCGCTCGAGCCGCCAGGCCATCCTGCTCAGGGCGGTGCGGGTCACGGCCGACGTCGTGTGCCGCTCGCCGAACGCGTACCGAACGCTGTTCGGCAAGCTCAAGTTCCGGCGCCTGCTGCACCGCATCGAGCGCACCGAGCGCGGCTACCGGATCGTCATCGACGGACCGCACAGCCTGTTCGACTCCGTGACCAAGTATGGCCTCGGCCTGGCGCTGGTCTTGCCGGCGCTCGAGGCCGTGGACGAGCTCCGGCTCACGGCGGAGCTCCGCTGGGGTCGCCGCCGCGAGCGGCTCACGTTCCGCTACGAGATGCGGAGCGACAGCGGCGCCGACGAGGCCCCCGCGCTGAGCTCCGACGTGGCGGCCTTGCTCGAGGCGTTCGCGTCGCTCTCCACGCCCTGGCGCGCCGCTCCCGCGGAGTGCGTCTTCGACGTGCCGGGGCTCGGCGTGTGCGTGCCCGATCTCACGTTCACCCACGCCGAGACCGGCGAGCAGGTCCACCTCGAGGCGCTGGGCTACTGGAGTCGGGACGCGGCGTTTCGGCGGGCGGAGCTCTGCCTGGGTGGGCTCCGCGAGCCCATCGTGTTCGCGCTCTCGAGCCGCCTCCGGGTCAGCGAGGAGATCCTCGACGAGCGGAGCGCGAGCGCCTTGTACGTGTACAAGGGGGTGATGAGCGCCCGGGCGGTGGAGCGCCGCCTGGACGAGCTCCGCGCACGGCTTTGCGCCGAGCGGCGGGTCGTGTAG